Below is a window of Terriglobales bacterium DNA.
TACCTCAGCGCAACCAGCGGATCGACCTTCATCGCGCTTCGGGCCGGCAGATACGCAGCTAGCAGCGCAACGAGCATGAGCACGATCGCTGCTGCGGCGAACGTGGGCACGTCGAGCGGCTTCACACCGAACAGCAGGCTGCTCAGTGCTCGTGTGCTGGCGAGCGCTGCTACAAGCCCGATACCGAGTCCAATTGCCACCAGCGCCATTGCCTGGCGAATCACCAACCCGAGAACTTCTGCCCGATCTGCACCTAGCGCAATGCGGATTCCGAATTCCTGTGTGCGCTCGCGAACGGAGTATGAGATCACTCCGTACGCGCCGATCGCAGCGAGCAGGACTGCGAGTGCGCCGAAGACGCTGAGCAGCACAGTGAAGAAGCGCGGCTGCGCGATGTTGTCTTGCATCAACTGCTGCATCGTCGCGATGTCGGATACGGCTTGCTCTTTATCGACGGACCAGATCGCCTGGCGGATCGTCGGAATCAGCGTTAGCGGGTCTTCATTGGTGCGAATAAACAGGTTCAGGCTGCTGCGCGGCGAGATGCGTTCGGGGACGTAGACAGTGTCGCGCGCCTGATTGGCGAGACCTTCGTTGTGCACGTCGGCGGCTACTCCGATCACCTGGCATGGCGTGGTGCCGAGGTACAAAATCTTGTCGAGCGCGCTCTCCGATCCCCAGACTTTCTTCTGCAGACTCTCATTCACCATCAACTGGCAGTCCTGGCGGGTTTCGTCTTGCCTGGAAAATGCCCGTCCGGCGCGAATCGGAACCTGCAGCGCCTCGAAATATCCGGGCGTGACAATGAACACGCCCGCGCCAGGACGAATCGATCCGCGATCCTTGAATGGCGCGAGATCGAACTCATATGGCTCGCCTCCACCGTTTAGCGGAACAGTCTTGCTGCCGCCCACGGCAACTACCCCGGGAACTTCGGCGACTCGATCGAGCATGTTGTTGCGGTATTGAATGTCGGCTCGATCCTTCCGCGAGAGTCCCGTGGGAACTGTGAGATGAACTCGCAACACCCGATCAGAGTTGAATCCGGGATCGACGTTGACCAGGTGATAGAGGCTGTTCAGCAAAAGGCCGGAGGCGACCAGCAGCATGGCTGCCAAAGCGGTCTCGCCTATCACGAGCAGCTCGCGCATGCCTTTGTGCTGGCGTCCGGAGCTCGAACCCCGAGCGCCTTCTTTCAGGGCGTCGACGATGTTCACCGAAGATGAACGCCATGCCGGCATCAGTCCGAAGATCGGCCAGATGATCAATGCCGCAGCAACTGCAAAGGCAATGACCACCGGATTGATGCTGACTTGATTCGCGTGCGGAATCGTGCCCGCGCTCATGGCCACGAGCACCTGCAGCATTCCGTATCCCAGAAGCAATCCGGCGGCGCTGCCGAGGAGAGCGAGGAGCAGGCTTTCGGTCAGCAACTGGCGCACGAGTCGTACACGCTCAGCGCCGAAGGCACTGCGCACGGCGATCTCGCGGGTGCGTGACGTGCCGCGCGCCAGGAGGAGATTCGCGATGTTGGCGCAAGCGATCAGCAGAACCAGCGCGACGGCTCCGAACAGAATGAGCAGAGCCGGGCGGACGCTGCCTACGATCGAATCGCGCAGAGAGACTACCGTCGACGATCCCCACCCGCTGTTCGTGACCGGGTAAGCCGTTTCAAGCTGCTTCAGCTTCAGCGAAGTTTCATTGTGGGCTTGCTGAACTGTGACGCCCGGCTTCAGCCTGCCAATGACGTTCATCCAGCGAATGCCGCGGCGGTGTGGGACCATATCGTCGGTTTCGAGCGAAATTGGAGCCCAGGCTTCGACTTGCGGCGACGGATAGTCGAACGATGGCGGCATTACGCCGACAATCGTGTAGGTCATGCGGTTCGACGTGATCCGGTCAGCCGTGACTTTTCTGCCGACGATGTTCGGATCTTTCCCGAACTGGCGCTCCCACAGCCCATAAGACAGCACGAGTTGGGCGTTTTGGCCTTTTACATCGTCGCTCGGCTGCAGTGTGCGTCCCAATTCGGCACTCATCTGCAGAGTTGAGAAGAAGTCACCGGAGACGTAAGCAGTGGAGAGATAGTGCGGTTCTCCTACATCGAGTAACGTTCCGCCGGAGTTGCCGGGAAAGAACGCAAACGAAGCAAAGCTCTCAAAGACAGTTTGCGATTGCTTCAGATCATCGACATCCTGCGGAGAGAAAACGCCGTGAAGCTCACCGCTCTCGCGGTTGGCGTCGTAGATGCGCACAAGCTGGTCAGCATCGGGGTATGGCAGCGGGCGCAGAAGCAGCGCATGAATCACGCTGAAGACGGCGGTGTTAGCGCCAACGCCGAGAGCGAGTGTCAGGATTGCAACGGCGCTGAAGCCTGGGTACTTGGCAAGCTGGCGAACGGCGTAGCGGATGTCTTGGAAGACCGTTTCCATTTCGTTGGTGTCATTCCGAGCGCAGCGAGGAATCCCTACTACGTCCAGCTCGACGCCCCTGCGAAGGCGACGAACTCGCAAACCCTAGACACACTCCGACCGTAGGGATTCCTCACTTCGTTCGGAATGACAGGAAAACCGCTTAGACCGCAGTGACGCTTTCTTCGACTACCTTGCCGTCGAAGAGGTGAATCGTGCGCTCGGCGTGGCGGGCGAAGCGCTCATCGTGCGTCACCATGCAGATGGTTGCGCCTTCGCGGTGCAGCTGTTGCAGAAGTTCCATCACCGCTTCACCATTTCGGGAATCGAGGTTTCCGGTTGGCTCGTCCGCCAGCAGGATCGACGGCTTACCTGCCAACGCGCGAGCTACAGCGACACGCTGTTGCTGACCGCCGGAGAGCTGTGAAGGATAGTGGCGCATGCGGTGCGACATCCCGACCTTTTCGAGAGCACCGTGGACGCGCTCCTTGCGCTCGGCGCCGCCCATCTTGCGATAGGTGAGCGGCAGCTCGACGTTCTCATAGACGGTGAGATCGCCGATCAGGTTGAAGCTTTGGAAGATGAAGCCAATCTCCTGATTGCGGATGCGCGCGCGGTCGGCGAAGTCGAGGCTCTGCACCGGCTTGCTGTTCAGGATGTAGGTGCCGTCAGTCGGCGTGTCGAGGAGGCCGATAATCGACAGCAGCGTCGACTTGCCGCAGCCCGAAGGGCCGGCCATCGAGACATACTCGCCTTCGCGGATCTCGAGGTGAATGCCAGAGAGCGCGTGGGTTTCAACTTCGTCGGTGTAGAAGATCTTGGTGACGTTCTCCAGCGTGATCAGCGGACGGCCGTTCGGTGTTGCCATGTATTCTCCTCGGGTGAGCTGCGAAGCCACGGAGCCGCGAAGCTTCGAAGCTTGTTTTTTGCCGTTCGACCGCGTCTTGCCGAAAAGTGACTTGCGGTCGTTTTCAGAAACTTTGCTAGAACTTTGAATACTCAAATACGTAAACAAAGTTACAGGCCTGAAATACTCAAGCTTCGAAGCTCCGTGGCTTCGCGGCTTCGAAGCTACTCCAACCTGATTCGATCTACGTTGTCCCAGCGCGACATGTCGGAGAGGATTACCTGATCGCCCTCGTTCAGTCCGCCGAGAATTTCTACTGCATTTACTGAGCTGCGTCCTAACTTCACGGTCACGCGCGTTGCGCCTTTGCCGTCAGGATCGAGCTTGAACATGCTTACGGTGCTGTTTTCCTGGCCGAAGGCCGGACGTCCTACGTACTCGACATTCGCGAGGCGATCGAGATCGATGGTCCCATCGACGCTCAGGTCGGGACGCTCGCCCGGTGCGTGGCCGTCGAGTTTTACGTCGACTGTAACCGTTCCGTTGATCACCGCCGGGTCGATGCGCATGACCGTACCGTCAATCAGTCCGTTGTGCGTATCGATCGATGCGGGCTGGCCGAAGGTGATGTCCTTCGATTGCGTCTCAGCGATCTTCAATTCCGCTTTCAAATGGGTAGGATCGACTACTTTCGCAATGTTCGTGCCTGCGGTGACGCGCTGTCCTTCAACTACGGGAACTTCCGTGAGCACGCCATCGATACCGGCGCGGACATGCAGCGCGTCGAGCTGCTTCTTCTTCAGCTCGTAAAGGGCTCTCAGTTCGTCGATCTTCGCCTGTTGCACTGCCAATTGAGACGCGACAGACTTGGTATTGATAGCAACTCTTTCTTCTTCAATTTGATTTCTTGTAGCCAGCTCCTGGGCATGGCCTTCGGAACTCTCCAGTGCCTGACCGGAAATCACGCCTAACTTGGCCAGTTGAGAGTCGATTCGCGCTTTAGTTTTGGCATCGCTGTAATCAGCACTCACGGTCGCGGCATTGGAGCGCTGAGTCATTAGGTCGCTTTGGACCTTTACTTCCAGGTTCTTGTAGTCGGCTTCGGCGGCTTTAAGCTGGAGTTCGGCGTCCTTAGCTGCCTGTTCCGTCACCGGATCGCTCAGGTCCATGATGATGGTATCGGCTTTTACCTGGGTGCCAGGGAGAATGCGCCGACGCTCGACGGTGGCGTCCGTGAGGGCCGAAATAGAGCGAATATCGACGGGAACCAGGGTGCCGAGGCCGCGGACTTGGCGGATCATGGGGCCGCGCTTGACAGTGTCAGTCCAGATGGTGGAGCGCTCGACGGTGGGCGCGGCAGGCTTCAGCCGGGACAAGCCTAACGTGACGCCGGCGATAAAAATGATGGCTAATGCTGAAAGAATGATGCGGCGCTTGCGCTTCGCGGCCGCTACACTCGCTGATCTCTGTATATCCATGACTACGCACTACTAGTGCGCTTCGCCTGCCAAAAGGTTTTCTTCTGTAACTAATTGAAAACTTTTGCCTTATTTCCTGCATTTCGCAGCCTTCGGGTGGGGCTTGTGTTCACGCCTGAATGAAAATGTCCGAAAATGAACAGAGGTGTTGGGCTGCGAAACTTAGCTGTCCGTCCGTGAAATCCTGTCGGCGGACTTGCCGGAGCCAACCTATCAAGGGCCAGACGAGGCCCTTCAACTCGGCTCAAAGACCCACGTTGTTGTCTCAGAAAGCCTTCCTGCTGCGCCCAAAAAAAGCCAAACCCACAGTGAGGGCCAGGATCCGTGTGATTCCCTGTTGTTTACCCTGTTCTTTCCCTGCTCGGCAACTCGACCTGCCCATTTTGGGCAGAATTATGTAACATGGGCGTTCGTTGGAGTTACGCTGTTTTTTACGCTGAACAATACCCTGTAATTTCCGGTATCAGGGTAAGAACAGTGTAAAGGGCCCTTACCCAAAAGCCTGGTTTGCGGCCTCCCAGCTTGCCCTGAGGAGCAATCCCGTCACCGTATAGCCGCATTCATTGCGCCAAAAAACTGAGACAAAATGTCTCTTTCGGCGCAAATCCCAATAACATTCATATTTTCATCTACTTACATCGACTTTAATCAATTGATCCCACGGTTCGGCCAGACGAAGTGTCGCAATTAAGTGGCCTGACAATCTTTGTCACTCGATAGAAAACAAGCCACTTATCTATTTCCACAGGTCTGGTTTCCGGCGTGCACTATACGACGGCGAGGTTAAGTCACCACTATGTCCAAGTGCAGCAAAACCATCGTCTTCGTGCTCAGCCTGATGGCTGTCATGGCTGGGTTCAACCTTTCCTCCCCTCAAGTAAAGCACGTGCTTAGCACGGTTGCCTCCGCCGTGTGGGGCTCCTAAGCATGGACTTTGCGATAAACCGCGCAAGAGATGAATGGCGCGGAGCAAGTGAAAGTGAACCTCCCCAGAGCTTCACAAAATTTGCAGGGAGTTTAAGAAAGAGAACCCTAATGAAACCGCATACGAAAACGAAAGGTGCAGTAGGCCAGTTCTGGCGCTTGCACCTGGTCGCCGCGATGCTGCTAGTTTTCGCGACAGCAGCGTTCGCAGCTCCAGGAAAGGGCAAGTACGGGCCGAAAGCTGCGCCGGACCTCGACGGGTTTACGGTGAATGCGGACGGTACAGTCAGCGTGATCGTCCAGCTTGCGCCGAATACCCCTCCAGGGCAGGTCAAGCAATTCGCCCGCAGTATCAACCGAAATCTCAACGGAATTAATGCAGTAGCTGCCAATGTCCCGGTGGACGAATTGGAGAAGCTGCTGTCTAAGGGTTGGGTAAAGTATGTATCGCCCGACCGTCCGAACAAGTCGGCTTGGGACGACGCTCCTGAGCCAGTTAACGACCAGCAGGCGCGCCAAAGCTTCGGCGTTGACGGAACTGGAATCGGCATCGCGGTCATCGATAGTGGTGTCTATCAGCACGATGATCTGCAGACCGCGGACATGAAGTCTTCGCGCGTCGTGTACAGCGAAAGCTTCGTGCCGGGAGATCCCAGCACCAACGACGCATACGGACACGGCACACACGTCGCCGGAATTCTGGCCGGAGACGGTCACGACTCGGCTGGCCGCTTCTTCGGTGTCGCGCCGAACGCCAACATCATCAACCTGCGCGTACTCGACGCCAATGGCGTCGGCTCCGATAGCCAAGTGATTGCGGCTATCAATCGCGCCATCCAGTTGAAGGGTCAGTACAACATCCGCGTGATCAACCTCTCACTCGGACGTCCGGTGTATGAGTCCTACACGCTTGATCCTCTCTGCCAGGCAGTGGAAGCCGCTTGGCAG
It encodes the following:
- a CDS encoding ABC transporter permease produces the protein METVFQDIRYAVRQLAKYPGFSAVAILTLALGVGANTAVFSVIHALLLRPLPYPDADQLVRIYDANRESGELHGVFSPQDVDDLKQSQTVFESFASFAFFPGNSGGTLLDVGEPHYLSTAYVSGDFFSTLQMSAELGRTLQPSDDVKGQNAQLVLSYGLWERQFGKDPNIVGRKVTADRITSNRMTYTIVGVMPPSFDYPSPQVEAWAPISLETDDMVPHRRGIRWMNVIGRLKPGVTVQQAHNETSLKLKQLETAYPVTNSGWGSSTVVSLRDSIVGSVRPALLILFGAVALVLLIACANIANLLLARGTSRTREIAVRSAFGAERVRLVRQLLTESLLLALLGSAAGLLLGYGMLQVLVAMSAGTIPHANQVSINPVVIAFAVAAALIIWPIFGLMPAWRSSSVNIVDALKEGARGSSSGRQHKGMRELLVIGETALAAMLLVASGLLLNSLYHLVNVDPGFNSDRVLRVHLTVPTGLSRKDRADIQYRNNMLDRVAEVPGVVAVGGSKTVPLNGGGEPYEFDLAPFKDRGSIRPGAGVFIVTPGYFEALQVPIRAGRAFSRQDETRQDCQLMVNESLQKKVWGSESALDKILYLGTTPCQVIGVAADVHNEGLANQARDTVYVPERISPRSSLNLFIRTNEDPLTLIPTIRQAIWSVDKEQAVSDIATMQQLMQDNIAQPRFFTVLLSVFGALAVLLAAIGAYGVISYSVRERTQEFGIRIALGADRAEVLGLVIRQAMALVAIGLGIGLVAALASTRALSSLLFGVKPLDVPTFAAAAIVLMLVALLAAYLPARSAMKVDPLVALRYE
- a CDS encoding ABC transporter ATP-binding protein; translation: MATPNGRPLITLENVTKIFYTDEVETHALSGIHLEIREGEYVSMAGPSGCGKSTLLSIIGLLDTPTDGTYILNSKPVQSLDFADRARIRNQEIGFIFQSFNLIGDLTVYENVELPLTYRKMGGAERKERVHGALEKVGMSHRMRHYPSQLSGGQQQRVAVARALAGKPSILLADEPTGNLDSRNGEAVMELLQQLHREGATICMVTHDERFARHAERTIHLFDGKVVEESVTAV
- a CDS encoding HlyD family efflux transporter periplasmic adaptor subunit → MDIQRSASVAAAKRKRRIILSALAIIFIAGVTLGLSRLKPAAPTVERSTIWTDTVKRGPMIRQVRGLGTLVPVDIRSISALTDATVERRRILPGTQVKADTIIMDLSDPVTEQAAKDAELQLKAAEADYKNLEVKVQSDLMTQRSNAATVSADYSDAKTKARIDSQLAKLGVISGQALESSEGHAQELATRNQIEEERVAINTKSVASQLAVQQAKIDELRALYELKKKQLDALHVRAGIDGVLTEVPVVEGQRVTAGTNIAKVVDPTHLKAELKIAETQSKDITFGQPASIDTHNGLIDGTVMRIDPAVINGTVTVDVKLDGHAPGERPDLSVDGTIDLDRLANVEYVGRPAFGQENSTVSMFKLDPDGKGATRVTVKLGRSSVNAVEILGGLNEGDQVILSDMSRWDNVDRIRLE